The Gopherus flavomarginatus isolate rGopFla2 chromosome 20, rGopFla2.mat.asm, whole genome shotgun sequence region CCAGGAACCAGTAGTTAGCAATGTGTGTGCGAGTCGTGGCTCTGCTAAGCAGCTGAATTCTGCTTACGGTGTTGCTTTTGGGTCCAAACATGTTACTGATTCGGGTTAGAgtagtgccccccacccccaactccactGTGCTGTATAGCTTCTTTCCACTACCAGTCAGGATAATCGTATCTTGtagtccctgctctgggaggacTGACAATGTCAACAATATGGAGCTCAGCCCTGTAGGTACCTGTGCTAGAGGCGATAGGCCCAGCCGTGGCTAGGCACAGTGTTGGGCTAGGGGTTCTTTTCGTACAATACTTCTTGAAGGTAAGTTGTTCAGTTCTTCTCTTCATTCGTATTTTGGGATGTTGGGACCAGAGTCTTCACTGCAGGACAAAGAGGGGGAGCTCAGCCCTTGGCAGAGTTCAGTCCAGTGGGAATCACTTTGATGCCTGTATTGGAGGGAGTATTCAGCACTGCCTTCTCATGGACTTGAGTGTCCTTtccctctgtccctgcctctccctccttccaCTTGGCCCCCTGTGTCtgtcccagcagctcctctggaagGGGCCTGCAGTCAGGTCACTTAGATTCAAACATTCCAGGATCTTATTGTTTACACTACGTAACGTAGAGACATTTGTAGCAATTGTGGTAGGATTCCATTGAGAGGAAGAGTGCCAAGGTGTGGGCTGGCCCAGGTGGCAACCGCAGAGCCGTGGCCCTCTTTCCACAGCATCTGGAACCTTTCTGGTCTTTCCAGAGAGGAAACCATACTCTGTGTGGCTGTGTCGCCCTGCGACTCCTCCCCTGCAGGTTCCCTATCATTGCtaaccccgggcagccctgctgctGAGAGTGCCAGTATTCACGGTGCTCTGGGTAACCCCCAGCACAGTACCACTGTGCTGCCCAGCCTTGTTCTAAGCAGGGTTACAAATGCAGCAGCCGTGTCTGTCTGCGTCACCCCAAGGAGGTGGGGGGGCATTAGATGCAGCAGGACATAGCTCCTGCCCTAGAGAGAGGCTGTCACTCCTATCCATATTAGCAACAGGGGGAATCGGCTGGGGAGAGGCCACagtagaaggagagagagagtgtgtgtgtgtgtgtgtgtgtgtgtgtgtgtgtgtctagtcACCAAAGACCATGATCCTTCACTCTTGCACTCACAGCAGTCGATGTACAGAGCTTGTAGTTTTCATATTGCAGAGACTTTAAAAGCgttttttaatttttagtcaTTGTACATAACAGATTTAAATAATAAAGAGCGACTCCAAGTTGGCAGCTAACTGCACCTCTGTCAATAAAGCAGCTGCTGCCCACCCCATCACCTACTGCTGGGGTTAGAGAAGCCCCTAGCCCCTGCTCTCCAGCAGTCACAGCTCTAGATGTCCTCCTGCCAGTGGCTTCTTTGGTCATGGTGCCTATTAGTGACACCAAGccagagagaaggcagccccttgTGCCCTTTGCTCAGGTGATGCTGGGCAAGCACCTTGGTGCTGGCAGTTCAGGGTCTGCCTTGCTCTCTGGGACAGTTACGAGTAATTCTCAAAGCCCTTCAGCCCTGATGAAATTGTAATGGGTCCTTGCCTCATCCAGAGACTGCAATGAAACAGGACAATGCTGCTTCCCTAGACCAATGGCCCATGCAAATCCAAATCTAGCTACTGGGAGGGGATGGCACATGGGCGGGGGGAAAAACTGTATCCCCCGAGCCCTCATTGGATCCAGGAAGCTGTGCCGCAGAGGGCAGGCAAAGCCAAAAAGAGAGACCgagagagctgggggcagaggctgggctcTCCCTGGGATTTCATTGAGGGCTTGATGGGCCAGCACAATTCTAGACAGGAGGCACTGCAGAGAAGGCTCTCGCTGCACAGAGAGGAAGTGGCCAATGTTAGCTGaacagagggagctgggggagggggtggcttgACTGGGCCAAGTCTGTCGTGGAATTTAAAAGCAAGGATAGAGTGCAGAGTCTGCAGTTTGCCCTTGGCCCGTGCTTCCACCTCAGGAGCCAAGAGGAGGGTGTGGCTGCATTGTACCgccacccccactccccaacaGGAAGCAAAGCCTGGCTGCATGGCAGcagcagggaccccccccccccttcatttTGGGATTAGTGTTTAATCTTTAGAGTTTTTCTTCCATTTATTaacgcgggggcgggggggggagttgATCTTGCCTGATTGCAGCTTGGACTTTaggcattaaatggattaaatcaAGGTCACATAGGGCACAATGGACTGGTGCTGGGGATCCAAGCGCCCCTGGAGCCAATGAACATTTCTACAGGGAGCAGAACCCTCTGCGGTGTGTGCTGCACCCAGACGAaaccatcccctcagagcaggcCCAAAGCAAGTCCAcccggccctgccctggggcataGCTCTGACACCATccacaggcagctgctgcagcctTACAGTAGCTCTCTAGCCAGGCCAAGATGGGGCAAAGCAGAGGGCATGACCCCAAAGCAGTGCTCAGCTGACTGCCAGTGCTGCAAGCTTCCCTGCAGCAGTGTCCTGGCAGGCCCCGATTAGGCCCCCAACACAGTGAGCTGGCCCCTGGCCATACTCAGCTGGGATGCCCAGTACTGCCCCTGAGGCACAGCAGTGTCTGTCTACCTGCCCCCCGGGGGGAGGcaatggggagggggggctgcacAGCAGGTGCCcatgtctgtctgtccgtccccaGACATTTGCTCACTGGAGGCACTAGCAGCAACCTCTCATGCAGAAATAGGCTCCATGACACAGGAGGAGCTCAGCCCTGATTAGCAGGTTTCTTGTTAATTTGATTAGTTCAGATTACGCTGACTCTGGGCCTTAGGCTCCCTGCATCCCAGGGGCCCCATTTAGGAACACCAGGTGTGGCGGTGCAGCCTACCAGCTGTTTGTCTGGATggtggtcagtggtgctgacagCCACCAGGGAGAGGACCCCCTCGCTGGGGCTGGGAATCCCTCTGGAGTAAAGTGCAAGTGAGGCCCTGGCTCTCAGGCAAGAAGCTCAGCCACACAGCTTACACTAGGGTCCTTCTGCTCCCTCGCCCATGCACCCATGGAaaaggggggtgcaggggacatctgctgggagccctggggctgggccattGTATAGAAATTGGAACAGGTTCTACCTAACCTGGGGCAAGCCTGTTCTCCTGGGCTTTGCTCCTTCCAGAGGGggctctgtcacggagtgtgggggagtccggccctgcacccctcttcctgggacccacagtgactctcagccagccagtaaaacagaaggtttattggacaacaggaacacaggttacagcagagcttgcaggcacagtcaggacccctccaccgagtcctccTGGGCTTTCAgcgtgcttggatcctagctaggataccctgaattccgcccacacagccccaagcccaaactccaactgcttccctcctgccactcccttcctttgtccccttcccgggcaaaggtgttgacctttcccctcccttacctagctcaggttacagtccctggcatcgtccatcccctaaagtcctcccctgctctcccacttcccacacagacagtccctactgcatcacaggctCCCCTCAGGAGATGACTATGAGTAACCACATCACAGTTAACCCTTTGGGTCCCCTAAGAAGGTGGGAAATTACACTGCCCCGCTGCACCGATCAGCTTTGTGGGTGCAGGTCCCTGGGGCCCGGCCCAGCAGGGCCCTATCCAGGCTGTTTTCTTGCAtgcactgaggctgcaggaaGGGAAAAGAGCATTTGCTCGGAAATGTCATTTCTGCCCATATGGCCCGGGTGCTGGGAGAGCTCAGATTTACCCACCAGCTGCCCAGTTCCTCTGCTTGGGTGCCACGGTCAGGCACCACAGAGAGTGCTCAGGCTAATCACAGCCCCTGGCCTGCCCTGTGGCTGTGAAGagagagcagctccaggggcaggccctgccccagtccagagagGAGAGTGGCGCATCTTGGCCAATCCCAAATCCCTGTATCCCAGAGGAGCAAGCAGCCCAGTTCCCCCTCCTACAATGCTCTCCTAGAGCCTGGTCCTGGGGGGTGTTAGATGCAGCCCCAAGGAGGCTGGTTTTGCACTGATTAGCAGAGACTCTGTCCCATCAGCTTGTCCCTTGGGAGCCAGGCACCTTCCATGGCCATTAGCCTCCAGCACTGCTATGGCCATGGAGAAGCGGGATTGGTGGGATTTAGCTTTAGGGTCCCACTGcctctgggagcagcagcagctggtgaaaGGGATTACAGGGAGTTGGGCAGAGATTGATTAAAGTGAGTTTAGTTGGAGATTAACGACTCATGGCAGATAACAGGGAAACTGCCAGTCAGCACATGGGCATGAGCAGAAATGCATGGGGTGagtgaccgggggggggggggggggctatagCACCAGCCCAGCTGCTCCTTGCTCCCAGAGAGGGGAAAACCTCCAgcatcagccccacccccatcccctaagctagagctggccctggggaacCTGCAGCAGAGCAAGGTCCTGAGAAAAGGGCAGGTTTCTGGCTGCTTGGAAGCAGGGCCAGTGGAGCATCTTTActtcctctgcccctgccccaggattagccccctccccacaccccagcaggaTCCTGGCCCCATAGGAAGCCCCCAGGGGCAGGCACCTGAACAtgctgcagggccctggcagcACCAATGATCCAGAGCCTGACCCAGCTGCTGGGACAGGCTCCCTCCAGCAGCTGTGGGAGGAAGGAGCTAGTTCTGGTAACTTCCCCagagtcagagctggggagatATAGGTCTGAGGTCTCAGCCCAGGGCAACTCCAACCCTGGGGCaggagctcctcagctggtgaagcACAGGATGGGCATTCCCCTGCCCTTGATGGTGCTCTGTACTGCCCTGGCGACCTCTCCGAGGGTGCCACCCATCCAGCACACCACTGTGTGACTGAGTTCTAATTGTCTCTGCCCCGTGCTTCTGGCCCCAGTCCCAATGGCTCCGGTGCCAACACCCTACCCGCTCCATGCCTTTGTGTTCATCATCCTCACCCCAGCTGCCACCTTCCCCCCGACCCAGGGTCCCCCACACTGCCAAGGAGGCCAGGGACCATAACAGCTCCTGGCTTGACCTCCCTGGGGCAGCGGCAGAATCCTGGCTGGGAGGatgtgggggtgtgggtgggtgggaggttgTGTTGAGGAGTCTGGGACCTTCCTCCCCCATTTCCCTCTGGGTCTGGGGCAGTCCCTGTAGTGATGTTGGTGATGTATCCACAGAGTCCCTGGGTGGCCGGTTCAGTAATGCCAGGGAAACAGTCTTGGGTAGGAATGTTTACTGGCTGAAGCCTGGAAGCTGTGTGGTACAGATAGGGCCACAGCATGGAGTGAAGCAGGGAGCTCCCAGTGTGGGAAATgggagagaggggctggggcagatgcTTCCAGCAGCTTTTCACGGCACCTTCACCACCTGCATGATGTTGGTGTAGCCGGTGCCAGGTCTCCAACCTGTCACGATAATCACAGCATCATTGGAGCGCAGGAATCCACGCACTCTccctggggaggagaaggagctggTGAATGAGGGGATGGCAGGCTGGTGAAAGGTCAGGCAGGAGCAGTGGCGGGCAAGGTGGCCCTGGCAGGGTCcccatggagcagcagggggATGGAGAGCTGGTTGGGCCAGACAGATGGCATGGGGAGGGGATtgctgggggctgggtggagtGGTTGGGACTAGGCACTGAGTGGGGAAGACTGTGCCAGGCATGGGGTAGAGAAGAGCTGGCTGAGCCAGGCAGGTGTTGTGGGAAGGGTCACATTTACCCATCTCTATGCTGAATTGCACTCTGCGATCCACATCATCTGCCCACACCTTCTGCTGTGCCCCCCGATAAAGAACAGGGAAGATGCCCCGGCACAGGTGTGCCTGGCGTGCCACCTGCTCATTCCGTGTCACGGCGATGATAAGGGCACGAGGCCGGTAGCGGGAGAGCAGCTGTGCAGACCTGTGAGAAAGGTGGGAGGGTAAAAGGAGTAAACTAACCCCAATTCCCATATTCATTCCTTGGATTCAGCCTGGTGTGCGGACTGGATTTCAGATTGGGAGTGcagtctagtagttagagcaggggtctgggaatcgggactcctgggttccctcctgagcctggggggtggggaggggcctagTGGTAAGGGATGCAagaggactaggagtcaggactcctggagtcTATCCCTGGCTATCACTTATAAGGACCTCAAGTCCTTTCccctttctgtgcttcagtttcccatccaTGCACTGCGGATAGCCCTGTCTCCACTGCGGTCTGTGAGATCTGGAAGTGCTGCAAGCTCCCTGCAGAAAGAGCGCTAAACAGGCCAGGGGTTAGTGATACACATTGTTCCATGGGGAAGGTTCCAACCCACTGGTCCCCTCCTCTGTGCTGCTCCCTCCCCTGGGCACCCTGAAGGGTACAGCTTCCACACAGCAGCCTGACTCCATGCTCTCTCCAAGAGCCCAGCCCCAATCCCAGGAGGCCCAGCCCTTCACCTCTTACCTGCCCGAAGTGGTCAGCACAATGATGGCCGCAGCGCAGCACTTGAAGGACGCCTCCACAGCCCCAATGGCTGtcacctcagtggggtcctggctcAGAGGGGTCACCTTACGCAACTCCTCAAACAGCTGCTGGTTATAGATGGCGGCCTCAGCCTCCCTGGCAATCTGCAGAGAGAAACCAAGCAGCTGGTGAATGAGCTCACTACAGCCAACACACCCCACCCTCCCTACAGCATGCCCTGCTGTGGGAGACTGATCCATGAGCTGGCAGCTCCCGCCAAAGCCACACTCCCACCCCACTGCCTCCTGATGGAAGAGAAAGCTCCTCCCACAGACAGCACCCCTACTCTGCTCTCCATAGCACCAAGCTGAAGCGCTCTTATGTCTCTCCAGGGTACGCACCGCATGCTGCATGTGCACAGCTTCCACAGGGTAGGCCCCCTGGGCTGTTTCTCCTGACAACATGATGCAGTCAGCTCCGTCCAGCACAGCATTGGCCACGTCACTGCTCTCTGCCCGAGTGGGACGGGGCTTCTTGATCATGCTCTCCAGCATctgtgggagaaagggagggagacaTCAAGGACATGTTTCACACGATGACATGACCAGATACTCATTGCTAGCGCCAGACCAGCACTTCACCCAGCATTTCCAGgtggggccctgtccccagggtTCCCAGGCAGATATAGGGGTTGGGGGTTTTGCCTAGTGCCCCAGACCTGGTGGGGCAGGATCTGGAGTCCCCAGCTGGGCACAGAGGGATTGGGTCTGTCCAGGTCAGCTCATGCTACTCAGGGGACCACACTCACCTGCGTAGCACAGATCACAGGCTTCCCGGCACGGTTGCAGCGGCCAATCATCATCTTCTGAGCCAGGAAGACTTTCTCTGCTGGGATCTCGACACCCAGGCCCCCACGAGCCACCATTATCCCATCACTGGCTTCCAGGATCTCATCGAACCTGTAGCCAGGACAGAGCCAGGCTCAGTGCTATGGGCAGGGCACAGAAGAAACCTGGCCCTGGTGTCCACCACCCCAGCCAGCTCACAGGGGATACTGCACTGCTGCAGAGTGTGTTAACAGAACCAGTGAGTCTAGTGGTTAGTGTGCAGGAAGGAGAGTCGGGAGCTTTGGGCAAGAGGAGGGCACAGGTAGGAGTTTCTCTTTCCCATGGCCAATTTTACAGCTGGACAGATAGGGCAGTGTTCCGGAGTGCCCGATTCCTGGGACTGCACCCAGGGATGGGTGGGAGGCAGATGGATTCCAGGTACTGGGAACACAGATACACAGACAACGGGGCAGATCACTCAGTGCAGTGTGTAGCTGAGGGTGATCAGGGGGCAGAAGGACAGACGGAcgcagggcagagatgggctcACTGGGGCACAGGAACGGATGGATGCAGCGAGACTGGGAGATGGACATGGGGTGGCCAAGTGCTGTGGGACATAGGAACAGATGGATGGGGGGCAGATGGACACTGGGAGGGTGAGTACTAGGTGGGGCAGATGGGAAGACGAGAAAGTTACTTTCTGACACCCTCATGGTTCTCAATCTTGCTGATGATCTTGATAGCGCGGCCGCGTTCACCCAGCACATCCCGGATGGCGGCCACATCTGCGGCTTTGCGGATGAAGGAGGCAAAGATTATGTCCACACCATGCTTCAGCCCAAAGTGCAGGTCACGGATGTCCCGCTCTGACACAGCTGGGAGGTCAACCTCTACCCCTGGCAGGTTGACCCCCTTGCGGCTGCACAGCATCCCCCCACTTTCCACCTCTGTTATGCAGCTGTCAGCACCTGGCCAGGGAGAGAGTGGCAGGGTAAGGCTGAGACACCCTGCCCAAGGGAGTAGCatgaggcacagagggggcagCATGGAAGCTCAAGCGTGCAGCAAGGGGCACAGAGGGGGCAAGGGTGAGGGAATCACATGGAAAGGGGACAGGTGACTTAGACGGAGGGGGCAGCACAGACATGAGGGGCAACAAGGAGCAGTGCAGACACTCTAGGAgcgtgggcagggagccagtgcagaggcCCACAGAGTGTGGGGGGACGTACTGATTTCCTTGACCAGCAGGGAGATGAGCCCATCATCCACAAAGATCTTCCCACCGACCTTGACAACGTTGGGGAGGTTCTTGTAATCCACCCAGATGGTGGCCTGGTCGCAGCACTCCTTGAAGGCATCATCAGTGGTGACCGTCACCCGGGAACCCTTCACTAGCTCCACCTCCATGTTCTCACCCTGCAGCAGCATGGATGGGATTGGGGCTCCATCACAGAGTGGCCTGCCCTGATCCAACCAGAGCAGCTCTGCTCACCGCAGCCCATCCCGCGATGCCCCAGCCCTCCACAGTCACCTTCCCAAGCCTTCTGACAATGCTCCCCCACGCCCAGCACCCACTGTCCCATGTCCAGCTCACTGACCCCTCCAATGACGGTCTCTACAGCACAGCTGGgcagacaccacacacacacacttactcccCCGCAGCAACCATTGCCCCCATGCCCAGCTCACTGACCCCTCCAAGGACACTTTaagcagcagagctgggcagaCTCCAGCTTTTTGCTGCTGATCTTGCCATACTCACCACTTTCACCAGCCCCGTGCGGATTTCCGGCCCCTTGGTGTCCAGGGCGACGGCCACAGGGCGGTTGAAAAGTGGGTTGGAGACGAAGCTCTCAGTTGCCTCCCGGATATTTTCAATGGATCTGGCATGATACTGTTGGAAAAGAAGGGCTGGGTCTTTAGGGCAGGCACCATTCAAAGGCCCTGTGCCTTGTCCCCAGggaccctgccccaccctggggctCTGCACCTTTGCCAcaatccttacccatcctgggaCCCTGTCttgcccttcccctctccccagggtCTCTGTGCTCTGCCTCTGGGACTCTATCCCCAGGGTGGGCCCCATCCTGGGTCTGCCTCCAAATCTGCAGGAATCatttcccaccccagccccttcccccagggccCTAACATGAGGAATCTTCCTCGTTCCAGCCTCAGCAGACAGGACTGTCAGCCAATCACAGGGCAGGATtgctccccagcagtctccagTGGGCAGGATATTCCCCAACTGTGCACTACAAAGATCCCACCACTATCCTGAGAGACTGGGGGTTCGTGGTGTGATGTCCCTCCTCCTGTACCTCATGTGAGCCATGCGAGAAGTTGAGGCGTGCGATGTTCATCCCAGCCTTAATCATCTCCCTCAGCATCTCCACAGAGCGGGAGGCAGGACCTGCAACAGCATGGGGCTCAGGTGAGTACTGCTGATGGGCAggtgcctcccaccccaccccctccccaggagGTGCCTCACATCTTGTTCttgtgccccaggagctcacctgTGCTCCTTGCTCCCCCTAGATGGGTCCCTCACACTCTTATCCAAACCCAGTGTCCCTTAGAGCCATGGTTCTCTATGACCAGTCTGAGGACCAGCACCGGTTCCTGACATCTCCCTAACACAGTTTAAGAGGGCAGCAAGCTAGCCCCTGGTattgaaaaggttgagaaacactgcctcaGAGGAACCAGCACCTCCGCTGGGTTAGCTGCTGCTGTGAGTCCTCCCAAGGTTTAACTGCAGCAGtccatgtgggggagggggtgggtacCTATGGTGCAGATGATGCCAGTATTGCGGGTGGTGACGGGCTCAGAGTCGATGTCCAGCAAACAGAGATGCTTCAGGAAGGTGTCGGCCATGGCCGCTGTCTGCTGGTGCCTCTGGAAGAAGGCCGTGCCAAGCTCCTGGGTGAGCTGGGCCATGTTGTCCAGCAGCCTCAACTCAGCACCTGCTGACACAGGGACAACTCCTGTGTTAGGACCCTGCCGGGGCGCTCTTCCAGGGGCCCTCAACCCAGGCACTGGGTCAGGCTGCTTGGCTGGGTCTCTCTCACGCAGATGAGGCAGGCAGGAAGTGGCACAGCTTATCAAGGCACCTGACAAGTGCCCAGTGATCACTACTGTGCCTCATGATGAGAGTGCTCACAGCATTGCTGCTCCCTGAGTGCTAGAACTCACTGCAGAGACTGGCCTGTGTCCCCAGGGTAATTAACACCTTGTTAAATGGAGCCCCTGGATGATTGCTTCCCAGGACTCAGTGAAGGAGCAGCTGAGCAGGGCATAGACTCACCTTCCATGGTGTGGATCCAGAATCCCCAGGGGCTCACTTGCCCACCAGCTTCTGGCTCCATGCCTCCAGTCACATGTGTCTCTGGGATGGACACTCCCAGCCCAAAGGTCACATGAACAGTTCAAAACTCACCAGAT contains the following coding sequences:
- the PKLR gene encoding pyruvate kinase PKLR isoform X1 — its product is MEPEAGGQVSPWGFWIHTMEGAELRLLDNMAQLTQELGTAFFQRHQQTAAMADTFLKHLCLLDIDSEPVTTRNTGIICTIGPASRSVEMLREMIKAGMNIARLNFSHGSHEYHARSIENIREATESFVSNPLFNRPVAVALDTKGPEIRTGLVKVGENMEVELVKGSRVTVTTDDAFKECCDQATIWVDYKNLPNVVKVGGKIFVDDGLISLLVKEISADSCITEVESGGMLCSRKGVNLPGVEVDLPAVSERDIRDLHFGLKHGVDIIFASFIRKAADVAAIRDVLGERGRAIKIISKIENHEGVRKFDEILEASDGIMVARGGLGVEIPAEKVFLAQKMMIGRCNRAGKPVICATQMLESMIKKPRPTRAESSDVANAVLDGADCIMLSGETAQGAYPVEAVHMQHAIAREAEAAIYNQQLFEELRKVTPLSQDPTEVTAIGAVEASFKCCAAAIIVLTTSGRSAQLLSRYRPRALIIAVTRNEQVARQAHLCRGIFPVLYRGAQQKVWADDVDRRVQFSIEMGRVRGFLRSNDAVIIVTGWRPGTGYTNIMQVVKVP
- the PKLR gene encoding pyruvate kinase PKLR isoform X2, yielding MAQLTQELGTAFFQRHQQTAAMADTFLKHLCLLDIDSEPVTTRNTGIICTIGPASRSVEMLREMIKAGMNIARLNFSHGSHEYHARSIENIREATESFVSNPLFNRPVAVALDTKGPEIRTGLVKVGENMEVELVKGSRVTVTTDDAFKECCDQATIWVDYKNLPNVVKVGGKIFVDDGLISLLVKEISADSCITEVESGGMLCSRKGVNLPGVEVDLPAVSERDIRDLHFGLKHGVDIIFASFIRKAADVAAIRDVLGERGRAIKIISKIENHEGVRKFDEILEASDGIMVARGGLGVEIPAEKVFLAQKMMIGRCNRAGKPVICATQMLESMIKKPRPTRAESSDVANAVLDGADCIMLSGETAQGAYPVEAVHMQHAIAREAEAAIYNQQLFEELRKVTPLSQDPTEVTAIGAVEASFKCCAAAIIVLTTSGRSAQLLSRYRPRALIIAVTRNEQVARQAHLCRGIFPVLYRGAQQKVWADDVDRRVQFSIEMGRVRGFLRSNDAVIIVTGWRPGTGYTNIMQVVKVP